One genomic segment of Vespa crabro chromosome 3, iyVesCrab1.2, whole genome shotgun sequence includes these proteins:
- the LOC124423131 gene encoding meiotic recombination protein SPO11, protein MSMLSGKRIRSTLLGLDKEENTDEKRIDIPFVDNEPLRQILIRKIEYTTLMIIQKICSGEFPNVFVPNNYDKMESLESLENDVNESDDKTLEFDEDDNSVNTTDSMNFCRKRSKNKLALMMKVMAMSHRLLITNTRITRRSFYYDLKNDIAGILVPTQKYIDLAVHDVAELLNCAPWDLGLIATSKGLIAGNLTLYFMDNQTIDCNVPGGALIPQIISNIISIRAKAKFVLIVEKDSIFQKLLEENTTELLNCILITGKGYPDIGTRMLIKLLSEKLNIPIYIIVDADPFGMDIMCVYRFGSSTLSKENDSLACPKVRWLGIHPSELSVLGVKTISLSERDLSKLTSINNRHYMTEALLRQTKIMRRGKAEIEAISSFCRNFLTAVYISRKIKGNDYI, encoded by the exons ATGTCTATGTTGTCTGGAAAACGAATAAGATCAACCTTACTGGGTCTtgataaggaagaaaatacggatgaaaaaagaatcgatataCCGTTCGTCGATAACGAACCATTAAg GCAAATACTGATACGTAAGATTGAATATACAACTCTTATGATAATACAGAAAATTTGTTCTGGAGAATTTCCAAATGTATTTGTTCCaaataactatgataaaatGGAATCATTAGAATCACTAGAAAATGATGTTAATGAATCTGATGATAAGACGTTGGAATTCGACGAAGATGACAATTCAGTGAATACGACAGATAGTATGAATTTTTGTCGCAAAAGGAGTAAAAACAAATTGGCCTTAATGATGAAAGTTATGGCTATGTCACatcgattattaattacaaataccAGAATAACTAGGCGATCTTTTTACTATGATTTAAAAAACGACATAGCAGGTATTTTGGTTCCTACGCAAAAGTACATAGATCTAGCTGTGCATGATGTCGCTGAACTTTTGAATTGTGCACCGTGGGATTTGG GACTCATTGCTACGTCCAAGGGTTTAATAGCAGGAAATTTAACTCTATACTTCATGGACAACCAGACTATCGATTGCAATGTTCCAGGAGGTGCACTTATTCCTCAGATAATCTCAAATATTATCTCGATTCGTGCAAAAGCAAAATTCGTTTTGATAGTCGAGAAAGattcaatatttcaaaaattattagaagagAATACTACGGAATTATTGAATTGTATACTAATAACAGGAAAGGGTTACCCAGATATTGGTACCAGGATGCTAATTAAATTACTTTCGGAAAAACTAAATATtccaatttatattatcgtagaTGCTGATCCCTTTGGTATGGATATCATGTGTGTTTATCG CTTCGGATCTTCAACATTATCGAAGGAAAACGATAGTTTAGCTTGTCCGAAAGTTCGTTGGCTTGGCATTCACCCCTCGGAATTGAGCGTATTAGGGGTGAAAACTATTTCATTGTCCGAAAGGGATTTATCGAAATTGACATCTATCAATAATCGTCATTACATGACGGAGGCGCTGTTAAGACAGACGAAAATAATGCGAAGGGGCAAGGCCGAGATAGAAGCTATATCATCTTTCTGCCGTAATTTTCTGACAGCTGTTTATATCtcacgaaaaataaaaggaaacgattatatttaa
- the LOC124423129 gene encoding inactive dipeptidyl peptidase 10 isoform X3, with amino-acid sequence MSEDLTYAEGGHNWRSIVFSLLVIGFVIAGIVTAIYLLGYVDELLYWSGRRLTLDECLRDDLTPHRLPPTWVSHDKFVYQADDGSLTLLDTSNNTVSLLVSNHTLRQLNVQGYQCSSDLRYVLFKHNVKPVFKNTFTAHYTVYDVTNDHHTPLHLQASKKNPQTRLQHATWLGNTTGLVMISENDIYLRITPSSMEDTQLTDTGVPGVIYNGVPDWLYQEEVLPRPEATWPSPDGTHILFASFNDTQVTALEFPWFGTQPGQEGSAASTPLGAPRRGSFPPSRSIRYPTPGSANPEVDLWLLEVNNTNNLTNGNGTFSPSGSTKTKLKPPPVLDGQEYYLISAGWVGGDASQIAVVWMTRSQNLSLVSACRAPLWECEETHSERAPEGQWLDAQPHPIFAPDGDSFLLLAAVQEGDKEHFTHIKHVTLTQQRIAVLSHGRYEVSEILAWDTKAHLVYYLGTRERRPGQKHLYVVRDPIADDPRRLEPLCVTCDLGEVLWSSRFYYTNCTHFGASVSPAITDDTQGYYVLYCEGPGLPLAGVHMMSSHKMIRVLYDTRIQRADKLSQLALPTRRSFEVPLPQGWKAQVQLLLPPSWREELRDAAFPVLVEVNGRPGSEAVTDKFRIDWGTYMSSHNDVVYVRLDVRGARGQGKRDLFRKIGGVEVQDQLTVLRHLLKTHKYLDVTRVGVWGWGYGGYVTAMVLGSQENVFKCGVAVNPIADWLFYNSAFTERVLGAPAENYKGYVEADLTQRARLVPSHSLYLLHGLADLTAPYTHGVAFAKALSEAGVIFRYQSYADEDHALAGVLEHAYRSMEDFLAECLTLDAS; translated from the exons ATGTCAGAG GATCTGACGTACGCCGAGGGCGGTCACAATTGGCGAAGCATAGTATTCTCCCTTCTGGTCATCGGCTTCGTTATCGCCGGGATCGTCACTGCTATTTACCTACTTGG GTACGTTGACGAGCTACTCTATTGGAGCGGCAGACGTCTTACGTTGGACGAGTGCCTTCGAGATGACCTGACACCGCACAGGTTACCACCAACTTGGGTATCCCATGACAAATTCGTATACCAAGCGGATGACGGTTCCCTCACACTCTTGGACACCAGCAACAACACTGTGTCACTTCTGGTCTCTAATCACACACTc agACAGCTGAACGTCCAAGGTTACCAATGCAGCTCAGATTTGCGTTATGTATTGTTCAAGCACAATGTCAAGCCG gTATTCAAAAACACGTTCACCGCACACTACACAGTCTACGACGTCACGAACga TCATCACACACCCCTTCATCTTCAAGCCTCAAAGAAAAATCCACAAACGAGACTTCAACACGCAACTTGGTTGGGCAATACGACCGGTCTCGTGATGATCTCGGAGAACGATATTTATCTTAGGATAACTCCATCATCGATGGAGGACACACAACTGACGGATACCGGTGTTCCTGGTGTTATATATAACGGTGTACCTGATTGGTTATATCAGGAGGAAGTATTGCCTAGACCGGAAGCCACGTGGCCGAGTCCTGATGGCACGCATATCCTCTTTGCTTCGTTCAACGACACTCAa GTTACAGCTTTGGAATTCCCTTGGTTTGGTACTCAACCAGGTCAAGAAGGTTCCGCCGCATCAACCCCACTCGGAGCACCTCGACGTGGCTCTTTTCCACCTTCGAGATCCATCAGATATCCAACCCCTGGTTCAGCCAATCCGGAAGTCGATTTGTGGTTATTAGAAGtgaacaataccaataatttgACCAACGGAAATGGAACATTTAGTCCGTCGGGTAGTACGAAGACAAAACTTAAGCCACCACCTGTCTTGGATGGACA AGAATACTATCTGATATCAGCTGGATGGGTTGGCGGAGACGCTTCCCAAATTGCAGTCGTGTGGATGACCAGGTCTCAGAATTTGTCACTAGTCTCGGCATGTCGTGCGCCTCTCTGGGAGTGCGAGGAAACCCATTCAGAGAGGGCACCCGAGGGTCAATGGTTGGACGCGCAACCGCATCCAATTTTCGCTCCTGACGGTGATAGTTTCCTGCTGCTTGCGGCTGTCCAGGAGGGTGACAAGGAACATTTCACGCATATAAAGCACGTCACGTTAACGCAACAGAGGATAGCCGTGCTATCGCACGGTCGTTACGAG GTGAGCGAGATCCTAGCGTGGGACACCAAAGCTCACCTGGTGTACTATCTGGGTACGAGAGAACGGAGACCTGGACAGAAGCACCTTTACGTGGTACGCGATCCGATTGCCGACGATCCTCGTCGTTTGGAACCTTTATGCGTTACTTGCGACCTTGGTGAGGTCCTCTGGAGTAGTAG ATTTTATTACACAAATTGCACTCACTTCGGTGCCTCCGTAAGTCCTGCGATCACCGACGATACACAGGGTTACTATGTACTCTATTGCGAAGGTCCCGGCTTGCCATTGGCCGGTGTGCATATGATGTCATCCCATAAGATGATCCGTGTCCTCTATGACACGCGTATTCAACGTGCCGATAAACTCTCGCAGCTGGCGTTACCGACGAGAAGGAGCTTCGAG GTGCCGTTGCCTCAAGGTTGGAAGGCGCAGGTGCAGTTGCTCCTGCCACCTTCCTGGCGAGAGGAGCTGAGGGACGCAGCGTTTCCAGTTTTGGTGGAGGTCAATGGTCGGCCTGGAAGCGAGGCAGTAACAGATAAATTTAGAATAGACTGGGGTACTTACATGTCGAGTCATAACGATGTGGTTTACGTGAGACTCGATGTCCGTGGAGCGAGGGGACAGGGAAAAAGGGATCTTTTCCGGAAGATCGGAGGCGTTGAAGTTCAGGATCAGCTGACGGTCCTGAGGCATCTTTTAAAGACGCACAAATACTTGGACGTCACTAGAGTTGGCGTTTGGGGTTGGGGTTACGGTGGTTACGTTACTGCCATGGTACTAGGAAGTCAAGAGAATGTCTTCAAATGCGGCGTCGCCGTCAATCCGATAGCCGATTGGCTCTTTTATA ACTCCGCCTTTACGGAACGAGTCCTTGGTGCACCAGCTGAGAACTATAAGGGTTACGTAGAGGCTGATTTGACTCAAAGAGCGAGATTAGTGCCGAGTCATagtctttatcttcttcatgGTCTAGCAGACCTAACGGCGCCTTATACCCATGGCGTTGCCTTTGCCAAGGCTTTGTCTGAAGCGGGAGTCATCTTTAGGTATCAG AGCTATGCGGACGAAGATCATGCCTTAGCAGGTGTGCTCGAACACGCTTATCGTTCTATGGAGGACTTTCTCGCCGAGTGCCTCACCTTGGATGCCTCCTAG
- the LOC124423129 gene encoding inactive dipeptidyl peptidase 10 isoform X1: MNASVNIERNSWRLPPDETVQVADPRSKSAQVKEDLTYAEGGHNWRSIVFSLLVIGFVIAGIVTAIYLLGYVDELLYWSGRRLTLDECLRDDLTPHRLPPTWVSHDKFVYQADDGSLTLLDTSNNTVSLLVSNHTLRQLNVQGYQCSSDLRYVLFKHNVKPVFKNTFTAHYTVYDVTNDHHTPLHLQASKKNPQTRLQHATWLGNTTGLVMISENDIYLRITPSSMEDTQLTDTGVPGVIYNGVPDWLYQEEVLPRPEATWPSPDGTHILFASFNDTQVTALEFPWFGTQPGQEGSAASTPLGAPRRGSFPPSRSIRYPTPGSANPEVDLWLLEVNNTNNLTNGNGTFSPSGSTKTKLKPPPVLDGQEYYLISAGWVGGDASQIAVVWMTRSQNLSLVSACRAPLWECEETHSERAPEGQWLDAQPHPIFAPDGDSFLLLAAVQEGDKEHFTHIKHVTLTQQRIAVLSHGRYEVSEILAWDTKAHLVYYLGTRERRPGQKHLYVVRDPIADDPRRLEPLCVTCDLGEVLWSSRFYYTNCTHFGASVSPAITDDTQGYYVLYCEGPGLPLAGVHMMSSHKMIRVLYDTRIQRADKLSQLALPTRRSFEVPLPQGWKAQVQLLLPPSWREELRDAAFPVLVEVNGRPGSEAVTDKFRIDWGTYMSSHNDVVYVRLDVRGARGQGKRDLFRKIGGVEVQDQLTVLRHLLKTHKYLDVTRVGVWGWGYGGYVTAMVLGSQENVFKCGVAVNPIADWLFYNSAFTERVLGAPAENYKGYVEADLTQRARLVPSHSLYLLHGLADLTAPYTHGVAFAKALSEAGVIFRYQSYADEDHALAGVLEHAYRSMEDFLAECLTLDAS, translated from the exons GATCTGACGTACGCCGAGGGCGGTCACAATTGGCGAAGCATAGTATTCTCCCTTCTGGTCATCGGCTTCGTTATCGCCGGGATCGTCACTGCTATTTACCTACTTGG GTACGTTGACGAGCTACTCTATTGGAGCGGCAGACGTCTTACGTTGGACGAGTGCCTTCGAGATGACCTGACACCGCACAGGTTACCACCAACTTGGGTATCCCATGACAAATTCGTATACCAAGCGGATGACGGTTCCCTCACACTCTTGGACACCAGCAACAACACTGTGTCACTTCTGGTCTCTAATCACACACTc agACAGCTGAACGTCCAAGGTTACCAATGCAGCTCAGATTTGCGTTATGTATTGTTCAAGCACAATGTCAAGCCG gTATTCAAAAACACGTTCACCGCACACTACACAGTCTACGACGTCACGAACga TCATCACACACCCCTTCATCTTCAAGCCTCAAAGAAAAATCCACAAACGAGACTTCAACACGCAACTTGGTTGGGCAATACGACCGGTCTCGTGATGATCTCGGAGAACGATATTTATCTTAGGATAACTCCATCATCGATGGAGGACACACAACTGACGGATACCGGTGTTCCTGGTGTTATATATAACGGTGTACCTGATTGGTTATATCAGGAGGAAGTATTGCCTAGACCGGAAGCCACGTGGCCGAGTCCTGATGGCACGCATATCCTCTTTGCTTCGTTCAACGACACTCAa GTTACAGCTTTGGAATTCCCTTGGTTTGGTACTCAACCAGGTCAAGAAGGTTCCGCCGCATCAACCCCACTCGGAGCACCTCGACGTGGCTCTTTTCCACCTTCGAGATCCATCAGATATCCAACCCCTGGTTCAGCCAATCCGGAAGTCGATTTGTGGTTATTAGAAGtgaacaataccaataatttgACCAACGGAAATGGAACATTTAGTCCGTCGGGTAGTACGAAGACAAAACTTAAGCCACCACCTGTCTTGGATGGACA AGAATACTATCTGATATCAGCTGGATGGGTTGGCGGAGACGCTTCCCAAATTGCAGTCGTGTGGATGACCAGGTCTCAGAATTTGTCACTAGTCTCGGCATGTCGTGCGCCTCTCTGGGAGTGCGAGGAAACCCATTCAGAGAGGGCACCCGAGGGTCAATGGTTGGACGCGCAACCGCATCCAATTTTCGCTCCTGACGGTGATAGTTTCCTGCTGCTTGCGGCTGTCCAGGAGGGTGACAAGGAACATTTCACGCATATAAAGCACGTCACGTTAACGCAACAGAGGATAGCCGTGCTATCGCACGGTCGTTACGAG GTGAGCGAGATCCTAGCGTGGGACACCAAAGCTCACCTGGTGTACTATCTGGGTACGAGAGAACGGAGACCTGGACAGAAGCACCTTTACGTGGTACGCGATCCGATTGCCGACGATCCTCGTCGTTTGGAACCTTTATGCGTTACTTGCGACCTTGGTGAGGTCCTCTGGAGTAGTAG ATTTTATTACACAAATTGCACTCACTTCGGTGCCTCCGTAAGTCCTGCGATCACCGACGATACACAGGGTTACTATGTACTCTATTGCGAAGGTCCCGGCTTGCCATTGGCCGGTGTGCATATGATGTCATCCCATAAGATGATCCGTGTCCTCTATGACACGCGTATTCAACGTGCCGATAAACTCTCGCAGCTGGCGTTACCGACGAGAAGGAGCTTCGAG GTGCCGTTGCCTCAAGGTTGGAAGGCGCAGGTGCAGTTGCTCCTGCCACCTTCCTGGCGAGAGGAGCTGAGGGACGCAGCGTTTCCAGTTTTGGTGGAGGTCAATGGTCGGCCTGGAAGCGAGGCAGTAACAGATAAATTTAGAATAGACTGGGGTACTTACATGTCGAGTCATAACGATGTGGTTTACGTGAGACTCGATGTCCGTGGAGCGAGGGGACAGGGAAAAAGGGATCTTTTCCGGAAGATCGGAGGCGTTGAAGTTCAGGATCAGCTGACGGTCCTGAGGCATCTTTTAAAGACGCACAAATACTTGGACGTCACTAGAGTTGGCGTTTGGGGTTGGGGTTACGGTGGTTACGTTACTGCCATGGTACTAGGAAGTCAAGAGAATGTCTTCAAATGCGGCGTCGCCGTCAATCCGATAGCCGATTGGCTCTTTTATA ACTCCGCCTTTACGGAACGAGTCCTTGGTGCACCAGCTGAGAACTATAAGGGTTACGTAGAGGCTGATTTGACTCAAAGAGCGAGATTAGTGCCGAGTCATagtctttatcttcttcatgGTCTAGCAGACCTAACGGCGCCTTATACCCATGGCGTTGCCTTTGCCAAGGCTTTGTCTGAAGCGGGAGTCATCTTTAGGTATCAG AGCTATGCGGACGAAGATCATGCCTTAGCAGGTGTGCTCGAACACGCTTATCGTTCTATGGAGGACTTTCTCGCCGAGTGCCTCACCTTGGATGCCTCCTAG
- the LOC124423129 gene encoding inactive dipeptidyl peptidase 10 isoform X2, whose protein sequence is MNASVNIERNSWRLPPDETVQVADPRSKSAQDLTYAEGGHNWRSIVFSLLVIGFVIAGIVTAIYLLGYVDELLYWSGRRLTLDECLRDDLTPHRLPPTWVSHDKFVYQADDGSLTLLDTSNNTVSLLVSNHTLRQLNVQGYQCSSDLRYVLFKHNVKPVFKNTFTAHYTVYDVTNDHHTPLHLQASKKNPQTRLQHATWLGNTTGLVMISENDIYLRITPSSMEDTQLTDTGVPGVIYNGVPDWLYQEEVLPRPEATWPSPDGTHILFASFNDTQVTALEFPWFGTQPGQEGSAASTPLGAPRRGSFPPSRSIRYPTPGSANPEVDLWLLEVNNTNNLTNGNGTFSPSGSTKTKLKPPPVLDGQEYYLISAGWVGGDASQIAVVWMTRSQNLSLVSACRAPLWECEETHSERAPEGQWLDAQPHPIFAPDGDSFLLLAAVQEGDKEHFTHIKHVTLTQQRIAVLSHGRYEVSEILAWDTKAHLVYYLGTRERRPGQKHLYVVRDPIADDPRRLEPLCVTCDLGEVLWSSRFYYTNCTHFGASVSPAITDDTQGYYVLYCEGPGLPLAGVHMMSSHKMIRVLYDTRIQRADKLSQLALPTRRSFEVPLPQGWKAQVQLLLPPSWREELRDAAFPVLVEVNGRPGSEAVTDKFRIDWGTYMSSHNDVVYVRLDVRGARGQGKRDLFRKIGGVEVQDQLTVLRHLLKTHKYLDVTRVGVWGWGYGGYVTAMVLGSQENVFKCGVAVNPIADWLFYNSAFTERVLGAPAENYKGYVEADLTQRARLVPSHSLYLLHGLADLTAPYTHGVAFAKALSEAGVIFRYQSYADEDHALAGVLEHAYRSMEDFLAECLTLDAS, encoded by the exons GATCTGACGTACGCCGAGGGCGGTCACAATTGGCGAAGCATAGTATTCTCCCTTCTGGTCATCGGCTTCGTTATCGCCGGGATCGTCACTGCTATTTACCTACTTGG GTACGTTGACGAGCTACTCTATTGGAGCGGCAGACGTCTTACGTTGGACGAGTGCCTTCGAGATGACCTGACACCGCACAGGTTACCACCAACTTGGGTATCCCATGACAAATTCGTATACCAAGCGGATGACGGTTCCCTCACACTCTTGGACACCAGCAACAACACTGTGTCACTTCTGGTCTCTAATCACACACTc agACAGCTGAACGTCCAAGGTTACCAATGCAGCTCAGATTTGCGTTATGTATTGTTCAAGCACAATGTCAAGCCG gTATTCAAAAACACGTTCACCGCACACTACACAGTCTACGACGTCACGAACga TCATCACACACCCCTTCATCTTCAAGCCTCAAAGAAAAATCCACAAACGAGACTTCAACACGCAACTTGGTTGGGCAATACGACCGGTCTCGTGATGATCTCGGAGAACGATATTTATCTTAGGATAACTCCATCATCGATGGAGGACACACAACTGACGGATACCGGTGTTCCTGGTGTTATATATAACGGTGTACCTGATTGGTTATATCAGGAGGAAGTATTGCCTAGACCGGAAGCCACGTGGCCGAGTCCTGATGGCACGCATATCCTCTTTGCTTCGTTCAACGACACTCAa GTTACAGCTTTGGAATTCCCTTGGTTTGGTACTCAACCAGGTCAAGAAGGTTCCGCCGCATCAACCCCACTCGGAGCACCTCGACGTGGCTCTTTTCCACCTTCGAGATCCATCAGATATCCAACCCCTGGTTCAGCCAATCCGGAAGTCGATTTGTGGTTATTAGAAGtgaacaataccaataatttgACCAACGGAAATGGAACATTTAGTCCGTCGGGTAGTACGAAGACAAAACTTAAGCCACCACCTGTCTTGGATGGACA AGAATACTATCTGATATCAGCTGGATGGGTTGGCGGAGACGCTTCCCAAATTGCAGTCGTGTGGATGACCAGGTCTCAGAATTTGTCACTAGTCTCGGCATGTCGTGCGCCTCTCTGGGAGTGCGAGGAAACCCATTCAGAGAGGGCACCCGAGGGTCAATGGTTGGACGCGCAACCGCATCCAATTTTCGCTCCTGACGGTGATAGTTTCCTGCTGCTTGCGGCTGTCCAGGAGGGTGACAAGGAACATTTCACGCATATAAAGCACGTCACGTTAACGCAACAGAGGATAGCCGTGCTATCGCACGGTCGTTACGAG GTGAGCGAGATCCTAGCGTGGGACACCAAAGCTCACCTGGTGTACTATCTGGGTACGAGAGAACGGAGACCTGGACAGAAGCACCTTTACGTGGTACGCGATCCGATTGCCGACGATCCTCGTCGTTTGGAACCTTTATGCGTTACTTGCGACCTTGGTGAGGTCCTCTGGAGTAGTAG ATTTTATTACACAAATTGCACTCACTTCGGTGCCTCCGTAAGTCCTGCGATCACCGACGATACACAGGGTTACTATGTACTCTATTGCGAAGGTCCCGGCTTGCCATTGGCCGGTGTGCATATGATGTCATCCCATAAGATGATCCGTGTCCTCTATGACACGCGTATTCAACGTGCCGATAAACTCTCGCAGCTGGCGTTACCGACGAGAAGGAGCTTCGAG GTGCCGTTGCCTCAAGGTTGGAAGGCGCAGGTGCAGTTGCTCCTGCCACCTTCCTGGCGAGAGGAGCTGAGGGACGCAGCGTTTCCAGTTTTGGTGGAGGTCAATGGTCGGCCTGGAAGCGAGGCAGTAACAGATAAATTTAGAATAGACTGGGGTACTTACATGTCGAGTCATAACGATGTGGTTTACGTGAGACTCGATGTCCGTGGAGCGAGGGGACAGGGAAAAAGGGATCTTTTCCGGAAGATCGGAGGCGTTGAAGTTCAGGATCAGCTGACGGTCCTGAGGCATCTTTTAAAGACGCACAAATACTTGGACGTCACTAGAGTTGGCGTTTGGGGTTGGGGTTACGGTGGTTACGTTACTGCCATGGTACTAGGAAGTCAAGAGAATGTCTTCAAATGCGGCGTCGCCGTCAATCCGATAGCCGATTGGCTCTTTTATA ACTCCGCCTTTACGGAACGAGTCCTTGGTGCACCAGCTGAGAACTATAAGGGTTACGTAGAGGCTGATTTGACTCAAAGAGCGAGATTAGTGCCGAGTCATagtctttatcttcttcatgGTCTAGCAGACCTAACGGCGCCTTATACCCATGGCGTTGCCTTTGCCAAGGCTTTGTCTGAAGCGGGAGTCATCTTTAGGTATCAG AGCTATGCGGACGAAGATCATGCCTTAGCAGGTGTGCTCGAACACGCTTATCGTTCTATGGAGGACTTTCTCGCCGAGTGCCTCACCTTGGATGCCTCCTAG
- the LOC124423129 gene encoding dipeptidyl aminopeptidase-like protein 6 isoform X4, with the protein MNASVNIERNSWRLPPDETVQVADPRSKSAQVKEDLTYAEGGHNWRSIVFSLLVIGFVIAGIVTAIYLLGYVDELLYWSGRRLTLDECLRDDLTPHRLPPTWVSHDKFVYQADDGSLTLLDTSNNTVSLLVSNHTLRQLNVQGYQCSSDLRYVLFKHNVKPVFKNTFTAHYTVYDVTNDHHTPLHLQASKKNPQTRLQHATWLGNTTGLVMISENDIYLRITPSSMEDTQLTDTGVPGVIYNGVPDWLYQEEVLPRPEATWPSPDGTHILFASFNDTQVTALEFPWFGTQPGQEGSAASTPLGAPRRGSFPPSRSIRYPTPGSANPEVDLWLLEVNNTNNLTNGNGTFSPSGSTKTKLKPPPVLDGQEYYLISAGWVGGDASQIAVVWMTRSQNLSLVSACRAPLWECEETHSERAPEGQWLDAQPHPIFAPDGDSFLLLAAVQEGDKEHFTHIKHVTLTQQRIAVLSHGRYENREMILQSGERDPSVGHQSSPGVLSGYERTETWTEAPLRGTRSDCRRSSSFGTFMRYLRPW; encoded by the exons GATCTGACGTACGCCGAGGGCGGTCACAATTGGCGAAGCATAGTATTCTCCCTTCTGGTCATCGGCTTCGTTATCGCCGGGATCGTCACTGCTATTTACCTACTTGG GTACGTTGACGAGCTACTCTATTGGAGCGGCAGACGTCTTACGTTGGACGAGTGCCTTCGAGATGACCTGACACCGCACAGGTTACCACCAACTTGGGTATCCCATGACAAATTCGTATACCAAGCGGATGACGGTTCCCTCACACTCTTGGACACCAGCAACAACACTGTGTCACTTCTGGTCTCTAATCACACACTc agACAGCTGAACGTCCAAGGTTACCAATGCAGCTCAGATTTGCGTTATGTATTGTTCAAGCACAATGTCAAGCCG gTATTCAAAAACACGTTCACCGCACACTACACAGTCTACGACGTCACGAACga TCATCACACACCCCTTCATCTTCAAGCCTCAAAGAAAAATCCACAAACGAGACTTCAACACGCAACTTGGTTGGGCAATACGACCGGTCTCGTGATGATCTCGGAGAACGATATTTATCTTAGGATAACTCCATCATCGATGGAGGACACACAACTGACGGATACCGGTGTTCCTGGTGTTATATATAACGGTGTACCTGATTGGTTATATCAGGAGGAAGTATTGCCTAGACCGGAAGCCACGTGGCCGAGTCCTGATGGCACGCATATCCTCTTTGCTTCGTTCAACGACACTCAa GTTACAGCTTTGGAATTCCCTTGGTTTGGTACTCAACCAGGTCAAGAAGGTTCCGCCGCATCAACCCCACTCGGAGCACCTCGACGTGGCTCTTTTCCACCTTCGAGATCCATCAGATATCCAACCCCTGGTTCAGCCAATCCGGAAGTCGATTTGTGGTTATTAGAAGtgaacaataccaataatttgACCAACGGAAATGGAACATTTAGTCCGTCGGGTAGTACGAAGACAAAACTTAAGCCACCACCTGTCTTGGATGGACA AGAATACTATCTGATATCAGCTGGATGGGTTGGCGGAGACGCTTCCCAAATTGCAGTCGTGTGGATGACCAGGTCTCAGAATTTGTCACTAGTCTCGGCATGTCGTGCGCCTCTCTGGGAGTGCGAGGAAACCCATTCAGAGAGGGCACCCGAGGGTCAATGGTTGGACGCGCAACCGCATCCAATTTTCGCTCCTGACGGTGATAGTTTCCTGCTGCTTGCGGCTGTCCAGGAGGGTGACAAGGAACATTTCACGCATATAAAGCACGTCACGTTAACGCAACAGAGGATAGCCGTGCTATCGCACGGTCGTTACGAG AATCGTGAAATGATTTTGCAATCAGGTGAGCGAGATCCTAGCGTGGGACACCAAAGCTCACCTGGTGTACTATCTGGGTACGAGAGAACGGAGACCTGGACAGAAGCACCTTTACGTGGTACGCGATCCGATTGCCGACGATCCTCGTCGTTTGGAACCTTTATGCGTTACTTGCGACCTTGGTGA